Proteins encoded together in one Cellulomonas gilvus ATCC 13127 window:
- a CDS encoding molybdopterin molybdotransferase MoeA encodes MRGLDEHRAAARALGAPLPAVEVDLLDAQGLVLAADVVTDSALPRWDNSAMDGYAVRAADVAAARPDEPVALRVVADLAAGSSATPQVLPGTAARIMTGAPLPPGADAVVPVELTGAGAASHADDVCARDEPAPAWADDAPVLVRQAVAPGAHVRRAGEDAAAGDVVLRAGTLTGSAVVGAAASLGRATLVVHRRPRIAVVATGDELVPPGTPLRHGQIPDSNSWLLAAAVSDAGADVLRLGPTSDDPVALRLLLAALDAGEHGQVDGIVTSGGVSVGAYDVVKAALADEPGVEFVRVAVQPGKPQGLGRLPGGTPVWTLPGNPVSVAASFEVFVRPALLRMRGLTDVERPRVRAVAAGAWRTPPGRAQVMPARRAAPSALAEPAAHAGPAALSALTGLAASYDPRVPVQPASARGSGSHLVARLAAAHGFAIIPADVDEVRVGDTLEVFWT; translated from the coding sequence GTGCGAGGGCTGGACGAGCACCGGGCGGCGGCGCGTGCGCTCGGCGCACCCCTGCCCGCGGTCGAGGTGGACCTGCTGGACGCGCAGGGCCTGGTGCTCGCGGCCGACGTGGTCACCGACTCGGCGCTGCCCCGCTGGGACAACTCCGCGATGGACGGCTACGCGGTGCGTGCCGCGGACGTCGCCGCGGCCCGTCCCGACGAGCCCGTGGCGCTGCGTGTGGTGGCCGACCTCGCCGCCGGGTCCTCCGCGACGCCGCAGGTGCTGCCCGGGACCGCCGCGCGCATCATGACGGGCGCCCCGCTGCCCCCGGGGGCCGATGCCGTGGTGCCGGTGGAGCTCACGGGTGCGGGCGCCGCGTCGCACGCGGACGACGTGTGCGCGCGTGACGAGCCCGCACCCGCGTGGGCCGACGACGCGCCGGTGCTGGTGCGGCAGGCCGTCGCGCCGGGTGCGCACGTGCGCCGGGCGGGTGAGGACGCCGCCGCGGGCGACGTCGTGCTGCGCGCGGGCACGCTGACCGGGTCCGCCGTGGTGGGCGCCGCGGCCTCGCTCGGCCGCGCGACGCTCGTCGTGCACCGCCGTCCGCGGATCGCGGTCGTGGCCACGGGAGACGAGCTGGTGCCGCCCGGGACGCCGCTGCGGCACGGCCAGATCCCCGACTCCAACTCCTGGCTGCTGGCCGCCGCGGTGAGCGACGCGGGTGCGGACGTGCTGCGCCTGGGGCCGACGTCCGACGACCCCGTGGCGCTGCGTCTGCTCCTGGCGGCGCTCGACGCGGGTGAGCACGGCCAGGTGGACGGCATCGTCACGTCGGGCGGTGTGAGCGTGGGCGCGTACGACGTGGTCAAGGCCGCGCTCGCCGACGAGCCGGGCGTCGAGTTCGTGCGCGTCGCGGTCCAGCCCGGCAAGCCGCAGGGGCTGGGCCGGCTGCCCGGCGGCACGCCGGTGTGGACGCTGCCCGGCAACCCGGTGAGCGTCGCGGCGTCCTTCGAGGTCTTCGTCCGGCCCGCGCTGCTGCGCATGCGCGGGCTCACCGACGTCGAGCGTCCGCGCGTGCGTGCCGTCGCGGCCGGCGCGTGGCGCACGCCGCCCGGGCGCGCCCAGGTCATGCCCGCCCGCCGTGCCGCGCCGTCCGCGCTCGCGGAGCCGGCCGCCCACGCGGGTCCGGCCGCGCTGTCCGCGCTGACCGGCCTGGCCGCGTCCTACGACCCGCGCGTGCCCGTGCAGCCCGCGTCCGCGCGCGGCTCGGGCTCGCACCTGGTCGCCCGCCTCGCGGCCGCGCACGGCTTCGCGATCATCCCCGCCGACGTCGACGAGGTGCGCG